The DNA segment GCAGCGGCTTCTTCTGGATCATCAATATCGATCATATCAATGGTGAACATATCAACTAATTGTTTCGACCCTTTACCTAACATTATGTTTTGTATAGACTTTCCTGCCTGACAAAAAGTGTCGTAGTTACTATCACCTACCGCGATCACTAAAAATTGTAGATCGTTAAAGTTATGATCAGCCACTTTTAGATCGTGTATAAAATTTTCAATGTTTTCTGGAAAATCGCCGGCTCC comes from the Thalassotalea nanhaiensis genome and includes:
- the mioC gene encoding FMN-binding protein MioC, whose protein sequence is MSSFQIIVGSMLGGTEYVAEAAEEVLKEHGHSTKIHFKPNYSEINQQNQTWLICTSTHGAGDFPENIENFIHDLKVADHNFNDLQFLVIAVGDSNYDTFCQAGKSIQNIMLGKGSKQLVDMFTIDMIDIDDPEEAAANWIRSIIDHL